In one Candidatus Nanopelagicus limnes genomic region, the following are encoded:
- a CDS encoding SRPBCC family protein — MNKLSNLTLTIKINKPVDEVWRSLVDWKGQSKWMLQTKVWSELDQDRTVKNGKGVLIFAFTGIFPKLYPKLKLGILDTMEVTNWKPPHICEVMHIGRVIRGTGKFELKKVRGGTIFYWQEEVIAPALILLFAKPALLIGVWLSLRRFARQVSA; from the coding sequence ATGAACAAACTATCTAATTTAACCCTGACCATAAAGATAAACAAACCAGTAGATGAGGTTTGGCGATCTTTAGTGGATTGGAAGGGTCAAAGTAAATGGATGCTGCAAACTAAAGTTTGGTCAGAATTAGATCAAGATCGAACAGTTAAAAATGGCAAGGGAGTACTTATCTTTGCTTTTACTGGAATTTTTCCAAAGCTCTATCCAAAATTAAAATTAGGCATTCTTGACACCATGGAGGTTACAAATTGGAAACCGCCACACATATGCGAAGTCATGCATATCGGCCGAGTAATTAGAGGAACTGGAAAATTTGAACTTAAAAAAGTTCGTGGTGGCACAATTTTTTATTGGCAAGAGGAAGTAATTGCCCCAGCGTTGATTTTACTCTTTGCAAAACCAGCGCTACTTATCGGAGTTTGGCTCTCGTTACGTCGGTTTGCTCGGCAAGTTAGCGCATAA
- a CDS encoding TIGR00730 family Rossman fold protein — MRVSVFCSSAPDIPNTSLELAFNVGKAIGEQGWDLVWGGGKASMMGEVAKGARSSGAATIGVIPEPLKKVEFEDAQASHMHVVTNMRTRKAKIEDLADAFIILPGGIGTLEEFFEIWVGRYLKFHGKPIAVCDPTGVYGPLQTALDHLASQNFMKSGQKELVAWCSDIPSAIEAVKIK, encoded by the coding sequence ATGCGCGTATCGGTTTTCTGCTCATCTGCTCCAGATATTCCAAATACTTCACTGGAATTGGCATTTAATGTTGGCAAGGCAATTGGTGAACAAGGTTGGGATCTTGTTTGGGGTGGCGGGAAAGCTTCAATGATGGGTGAGGTGGCAAAAGGGGCGAGATCATCAGGTGCTGCAACTATTGGAGTAATTCCAGAGCCACTTAAAAAAGTAGAGTTTGAAGATGCGCAGGCTTCACATATGCATGTGGTTACAAATATGCGAACTAGAAAAGCAAAAATAGAGGACTTAGCTGATGCATTTATTATTTTGCCTGGTGGTATCGGAACGTTAGAAGAATTCTTTGAAATCTGGGTTGGCCGATATCTTAAATTTCACGGTAAACCAATTGCAGTGTGTGATCCAACCGGCGTCTATGGACCTCTTCAAACTGCGCTAGATCATTTAGCTAGTCAAAATTTTATGAAGTCTGGCCAGAAAGAACTTGTTGCATGGTGTTCCGACATTCCTAGCGCAATTGAGGCGGTCAAAATCAAATGA
- the dapD gene encoding 2,3,4,5-tetrahydropyridine-2,6-dicarboxylate N-succinyltransferase, producing the protein MSTTQSTAYGFGIATQNQSGQTLECSFYALGLGKAPENNIDATFKSLIGEDPIRKVKKVAVEVVIQINEKPKDAADVYLRLHLLSHRLLKPHTINLEGIFSLLANVVWTSAGACEIDGFEKVRPQLMSKYANLVVYGVDKFPRMVDYVIPEGVRIADGDRVRLGAYLAPGTTVMHEGFVNFNAGTLGKSMVEGRISAGVVVGDGSDIGGGASIMGTLSGGGKEVISIGQRTLLGANSGIGISLGDDCVVEAGIYITAGSKITLPDGKIVKALELSGANNLLFRRNSQSGSLEALPKTGSWSGLNSALHKN; encoded by the coding sequence ATGAGCACTACTCAAAGCACTGCATATGGATTTGGTATTGCTACCCAAAATCAATCTGGCCAAACTCTTGAGTGCTCTTTTTATGCCCTTGGATTAGGTAAGGCGCCAGAAAATAACATTGACGCAACTTTTAAATCCTTAATCGGTGAAGATCCGATACGAAAAGTTAAGAAAGTTGCGGTTGAAGTTGTTATCCAGATCAATGAAAAACCAAAAGATGCTGCAGATGTTTATCTAAGGCTTCACTTACTTTCACATAGGTTGTTAAAGCCCCACACAATTAACTTAGAGGGCATTTTTTCACTACTTGCCAATGTAGTTTGGACTTCAGCAGGTGCTTGTGAAATTGATGGATTTGAAAAGGTTAGACCTCAATTGATGAGTAAATATGCAAACTTAGTTGTGTATGGCGTAGATAAGTTTCCACGCATGGTTGATTATGTAATTCCTGAAGGCGTTCGAATTGCAGATGGTGATCGAGTGCGTTTAGGTGCGTATCTAGCACCTGGCACAACAGTGATGCATGAAGGCTTTGTTAACTTCAACGCCGGAACTTTAGGTAAATCAATGGTCGAAGGTCGGATTAGCGCAGGTGTTGTTGTGGGTGATGGAAGTGACATTGGTGGCGGAGCTTCAATTATGGGCACCTTAAGTGGTGGTGGCAAGGAAGTAATCTCAATCGGTCAGCGAACTCTTTTGGGTGCCAACTCTGGAATTGGAATTAGCCTAGGTGATGATTGCGTCGTTGAAGCTGGCATCTATATAACTGCTGGATCAAAAATTACTTTACCGGATGGAAAAATAGTTAAAGCCTTAGAGTTAAGCGGTGCCAACAATCTTTTGTTTAGACGAAATTCTCAAAGTGGCAGCTTAGAAGCACTGCCAAAAACCGGTAGTTGGAGTGGCCTGAATTCAGCCTTGCATAAGAATTAG
- a CDS encoding glycosyltransferase family 2 protein, with translation MNHLSSPAVTVILPILNEEADLGNCISAILQQDYAGELEIILALGPSKDKTNQIASELAARDKRIKLVDNPTGQTAKGLNLAIKASSFEIICRIDGHSEISNSYLKTAISIMQETGAVNVGGLMHADSQSGLQRTIAQAMRSKLGVGASKFHTGGKAGPSDTVYLGTFKKSAILAAGGFDERYIRAQDWELNHRMRAQGGLIWFDPRLVVTYRPRKSLSKLAKQYFQYGRWRRVISRQHPKTTNFRYLAPPIALVINSLSVVLGVFVAPIFLVPVLIYVALLIIGGVIIGRKIADKLLMSIVFATMHLSWGAGFITSPKKLFKN, from the coding sequence ATGAATCATTTATCATCACCAGCGGTCACAGTTATTTTACCAATTCTCAATGAAGAAGCAGATCTTGGAAATTGCATCTCAGCAATCCTTCAGCAAGATTACGCCGGTGAACTAGAAATAATTTTGGCATTAGGACCTTCAAAAGATAAAACAAATCAAATTGCCAGCGAATTAGCTGCTAGAGATAAGCGTATTAAATTAGTTGATAATCCAACTGGGCAAACCGCTAAGGGTTTGAATCTGGCAATAAAGGCGAGCTCTTTTGAGATTATTTGCAGAATTGACGGGCACTCAGAGATTTCAAATTCTTACCTAAAAACTGCAATATCAATCATGCAAGAAACTGGGGCAGTAAATGTTGGCGGGCTTATGCATGCTGATAGCCAATCTGGTTTACAACGAACGATCGCGCAAGCAATGCGATCAAAACTAGGAGTAGGAGCTTCTAAGTTTCATACCGGAGGCAAGGCTGGTCCATCCGACACTGTTTACCTTGGTACTTTTAAAAAATCTGCAATTTTGGCTGCAGGTGGTTTTGATGAAAGATATATCAGAGCGCAAGATTGGGAGTTAAACCATCGCATGCGTGCGCAGGGGGGTTTAATTTGGTTTGACCCAAGACTTGTTGTCACATACCGGCCTAGAAAATCACTAAGTAAATTAGCAAAACAGTATTTTCAATATGGCAGGTGGCGACGAGTAATCTCTAGACAACACCCAAAAACAACTAACTTTAGATATCTAGCTCCGCCAATTGCTTTAGTGATTAATTCTTTATCAGTAGTTTTAGGAGTATTTGTTGCCCCAATCTTTTTGGTACCTGTTTTGATTTATGTAGCGTTATTGATAATTGGCGGGGTGATTATTGGTAGAAAAATAGCTGATAAGTTATTGATGTCAATTGTCTTTGCAACTATGCATTTATCTTGGGGTGCTGGTTTTATAACCTCACCAAAAAAACTTTTTAAGAACTAA
- a CDS encoding LCP family protein, which produces MKSARSVRIFTGISIATLAISAISALAFGTVSASITKIDAFAGIDKRPDKKSSAINYLLVGSDTREGLTKAELKELRVGSVATAAGKRSDTMLLVHISKARDKAVLVSIPRDTFALIPAHLNKAGKTIPAVHSKINSAFNWGGAPLLIQTIEEMTQLKIDHYVEVNFAGFASVIDSLGGIEVCTKKDIDDPKSHLVLPAGVHTLNGIEALKYVRTREFDGMGDIGRMQRQQAFMSSVLKKATSAGVLLNPITMTSFINSSLAAVTTDEGLKNSDLITLAKQMKSLATSNVRTLTVPLSDLNYYSNGVTASVLWDPVLAPELWDRLREDRAVVDEVTASPSPSSTKAAKVEIVDKFKTRTADDNICR; this is translated from the coding sequence ATGAAATCTGCTCGAAGCGTCAGGATCTTTACTGGTATTTCGATAGCCACTCTAGCAATATCGGCAATTAGCGCACTGGCATTTGGCACAGTCTCTGCTTCAATTACCAAGATTGATGCATTTGCAGGTATTGATAAGCGGCCTGATAAGAAATCTTCAGCTATTAATTATCTACTGGTTGGCTCTGATACTCGAGAGGGATTAACTAAGGCAGAATTAAAAGAATTACGAGTTGGTTCAGTTGCTACTGCCGCAGGTAAAAGATCTGACACCATGCTTTTGGTACATATCTCAAAGGCAAGAGATAAAGCGGTATTAGTCTCTATCCCTCGTGATACTTTTGCTTTAATTCCAGCACACCTTAATAAAGCTGGCAAAACAATTCCAGCAGTGCACTCTAAAATAAATTCAGCATTTAATTGGGGTGGAGCACCTTTATTAATTCAAACAATAGAGGAGATGACCCAACTTAAAATTGATCATTATGTTGAAGTAAACTTCGCAGGATTTGCCAGTGTCATTGATTCTCTAGGTGGTATTGAAGTTTGTACCAAAAAAGATATTGATGATCCAAAGAGCCACTTAGTTTTACCCGCCGGAGTTCACACGCTTAATGGAATTGAAGCTCTTAAATATGTCCGAACACGAGAGTTTGATGGCATGGGTGATATTGGCAGAATGCAACGCCAGCAAGCATTTATGTCTTCGGTATTAAAAAAGGCCACTAGTGCAGGTGTTTTACTTAACCCAATTACGATGACAAGTTTCATAAATTCATCCCTTGCTGCCGTAACAACTGATGAAGGCTTAAAAAACTCAGATTTGATAACCCTTGCTAAGCAGATGAAATCACTTGCAACATCAAATGTTAGAACGTTGACAGTTCCACTTTCTGATCTGAATTACTATTCAAATGGCGTAACAGCCTCGGTGTTGTGGGATCCAGTTCTAGCACCAGAATTATGGGATCGCTTGCGCGAGGATCGAGCAGTAGTTGATGAAGTAACTGCCTCGCCATCACCATCATCGACAAAAGCCGCCAAGGTTGAAATAGTGGATAAATTTAAAACCCGAACAGCTGACGATAATATCTGCCGTTAA
- a CDS encoding UDP-glucose dehydrogenase family protein, whose translation MALKLSVIGTGYLGATHAACMASLGFDVIGFDTEASKIELLSKGKVPFYEPGLEELLSEQIKSGRLTFTNNVADLADADVHFICVGTPQIKNGNAADLTYVNSALEAIAKLVKPGGLVVGKSTVPVGTATKLRNRLLELNPKADLAWNPEFLREGFAVEDTLRPNRLVVGVVNDSAEQILKEVYATNLKDKTPWVRADLPTAELVKVAANSFLATKISFINAMAEICEAAGGDVTVLAKAIGYDPRIGSRFLQAGIGFGGGCLPKDIRAFMARAEELGASQAVEFLKEIDAINLRARQRVIELVRKDLSDDLQGKKVAILGAAFKPDSDDVRDSPALDIAAQIQAAGAVVTVHDPKAIANAQKRFPALNFADDVNATLKDAEIVLHLTEWKIYQEIDPVKVKSIVKNPIVIDGRNALDRHLWQSAGWKFRALGRSNNE comes from the coding sequence ATGGCGTTAAAGCTTTCAGTAATTGGCACTGGGTATTTAGGTGCAACGCATGCTGCCTGCATGGCCAGCTTGGGCTTTGATGTTATCGGTTTTGACACTGAAGCTAGCAAAATAGAATTGTTAAGCAAAGGTAAAGTTCCATTTTATGAACCTGGCTTAGAAGAATTGCTATCTGAGCAGATTAAATCAGGTCGTTTAACATTTACAAATAATGTTGCAGATCTGGCAGACGCCGATGTTCATTTCATTTGCGTAGGAACACCTCAGATTAAAAATGGTAATGCCGCTGATTTAACCTATGTAAATTCAGCGTTAGAGGCGATTGCAAAGCTTGTAAAGCCTGGCGGCTTAGTAGTTGGTAAATCAACAGTTCCAGTTGGTACTGCAACAAAGTTAAGAAACAGATTATTAGAGCTAAATCCGAAGGCAGATCTTGCTTGGAATCCTGAATTCTTGCGCGAAGGATTTGCCGTTGAAGACACCTTAAGACCGAATCGATTGGTTGTTGGTGTTGTAAATGACAGTGCGGAGCAGATCTTAAAGGAAGTTTATGCAACTAATCTAAAGGATAAAACTCCATGGGTTAGAGCTGATCTACCAACTGCAGAATTAGTAAAGGTTGCTGCTAATTCTTTCTTAGCAACAAAGATTTCCTTTATTAACGCTATGGCTGAAATCTGTGAAGCTGCTGGAGGTGATGTCACGGTGCTTGCAAAAGCTATTGGCTATGACCCAAGAATTGGAAGTCGATTCTTACAAGCTGGAATTGGCTTTGGTGGCGGCTGTCTACCAAAAGATATTCGTGCCTTTATGGCAAGAGCTGAAGAACTTGGCGCCAGCCAAGCAGTTGAGTTCCTGAAAGAAATTGATGCAATCAATTTACGTGCCCGTCAACGAGTTATTGAATTAGTTCGTAAAGATTTATCAGATGACCTGCAAGGTAAGAAGGTTGCAATTCTTGGTGCGGCATTTAAGCCTGATAGTGATGATGTTCGCGACTCCCCAGCACTAGATATCGCAGCACAGATTCAAGCAGCCGGAGCAGTTGTTACCGTCCATGACCCTAAAGCTATTGCTAATGCTCAAAAGCGCTTTCCTGCCCTGAATTTTGCAGATGATGTGAATGCCACACTTAAAGATGCAGAAATTGTCCTACACCTGACAGAGTGGAAGATTTATCAAGAGATTGACCCAGTCAAAGTTAAATCAATTGTTAAAAATCCAATTGTTATTGATGGTAGGAATGCATTAGATCGTCATCTGTGGCAATCTGCTGGCTGGAAATTTAGAGCACTCGGCCGCAGCAATAATGAATGA
- a CDS encoding CoA-binding protein has protein sequence MNDSIDKLLALKTWAVVGLSNNSERAAFGVAKLLIEKGHQVIPVHPKAETVHGQKGYEKLSDVPFPIDVVDIFVNSDLAGEVVDSAIAINAKGVWLQLDVIDQSAVERAENAGLIAVMNRCPAIEYRKRP, from the coding sequence ATGAATGATTCAATAGATAAATTATTAGCCTTAAAAACTTGGGCTGTTGTTGGTTTAAGCAATAATTCTGAACGTGCCGCTTTCGGAGTTGCAAAGCTGTTAATTGAAAAAGGGCACCAAGTAATTCCTGTTCATCCAAAGGCAGAAACTGTTCATGGTCAAAAAGGATATGAGAAGTTATCAGATGTTCCTTTTCCAATTGATGTTGTAGATATATTCGTTAACTCTGACTTAGCAGGTGAAGTTGTAGATAGTGCAATCGCAATAAATGCAAAGGGAGTTTGGCTGCAACTTGATGTAATTGATCAGAGTGCTGTTGAAAGAGCAGAAAATGCTGGTCTGATCGCAGTTATGAATCGATGCCCTGCTATCGAATATAGAAAACGACCTTAG
- a CDS encoding Maf family protein yields the protein MVQIILASASPSRLRLLESAGISPKVLVSGVNEEASELDSLTPSELVIALAILKAHTVKELAPADSLIIGCDSTFEFEGKSLGKPGSKENAISRCKQLSGKSGYLHTGHCVIDLKNGIELSERSTSKVQFAQMTDAEISDYVDSGEPLNVAGGFTLDGLSAPFITNIEGDPSGIIGLSLPLLRKMVISLGYSWPDLKNK from the coding sequence ATGGTTCAGATAATTCTTGCCTCAGCATCACCATCTCGGCTTCGCCTTTTAGAAAGCGCTGGGATCTCTCCTAAGGTTTTAGTTAGTGGGGTTAACGAAGAGGCCTCTGAACTTGATTCACTTACTCCCTCAGAACTAGTTATAGCTTTAGCGATTCTAAAAGCACACACCGTTAAAGAGCTAGCTCCTGCCGATTCTTTAATTATTGGATGTGATTCAACATTTGAGTTTGAAGGAAAATCACTTGGCAAACCAGGGAGCAAAGAAAATGCAATTTCTAGATGCAAGCAATTAAGTGGTAAATCTGGATATCTTCACACCGGGCATTGCGTGATCGATTTAAAAAATGGCATAGAGTTAAGTGAAAGATCAACCTCTAAAGTTCAATTTGCTCAAATGACTGATGCTGAGATTAGTGATTATGTAGATTCAGGTGAACCATTAAATGTTGCAGGTGGCTTCACATTGGATGGCTTAAGTGCTCCATTTATTACAAATATTGAGGGTGACCCAAGTGGAATTATTGGCTTATCGCTACCTTTATTAAGAAAAATGGTTATCTCATTAGGGTATAGCTGGCCTGACTTAAAAAATAAGTAA
- a CDS encoding purine-nucleoside phosphorylase — protein MKKLYKDPIGTAEKAAKAIAKITGKAKHDVALVMGSGWISAADALGTPTHEFAVTELPGFPAPTVAGHGGKLRSYKLSNGSNALVFLGRTHFYEGLGMEPVAHAVRTAVKAGCKNIVLTNACGGINTDYKVGQPVLIRDHISLTAASPLIGADFVDLTDLYSKRLRQIVKEEDPSLAEGVYVHWRGPSYETPAEIKMMRSMGADLVGMSTVPEAIAAHALGAEILAISLVTNAAAGVTGEKLNHAEVIAAGKAAADRMGNLLAKVLPKL, from the coding sequence ATGAAGAAGTTGTATAAAGACCCTATTGGCACAGCTGAAAAAGCTGCCAAAGCGATTGCAAAGATAACTGGAAAAGCCAAGCATGATGTTGCACTCGTTATGGGATCAGGTTGGATTTCAGCCGCTGACGCACTTGGCACACCCACTCATGAATTTGCTGTAACAGAATTACCTGGCTTTCCTGCGCCAACAGTTGCAGGCCATGGCGGAAAATTGCGTTCTTATAAATTATCAAATGGTTCAAATGCTTTAGTTTTCTTAGGTCGTACCCATTTTTACGAAGGTTTAGGCATGGAGCCAGTAGCGCATGCGGTTAGAACTGCGGTTAAAGCAGGGTGTAAAAACATTGTGTTAACTAATGCTTGCGGAGGAATTAATACAGATTACAAAGTTGGACAGCCAGTATTAATCAGAGACCACATCTCACTGACAGCTGCTTCACCATTAATTGGTGCAGATTTTGTTGACCTTACAGATTTATACAGCAAGAGATTAAGACAGATTGTTAAAGAGGAAGATCCATCTTTAGCTGAAGGTGTCTATGTTCATTGGCGTGGACCATCCTATGAAACACCTGCTGAAATTAAGATGATGAGAAGTATGGGAGCGGATTTGGTTGGAATGTCTACTGTTCCAGAAGCAATTGCTGCACACGCACTCGGCGCAGAAATTCTTGCTATTTCTTTGGTGACAAATGCTGCCGCTGGAGTAACTGGTGAAAAACTAAATCATGCTGAAGTCATAGCCGCTGGTAAAGCTGCTGCTGATCGGATGGGAAATCTACTAGCGAAGGTTTTGCCTAAGTTGTGA
- a CDS encoding phospho-sugar mutase gives MISDQLKNEVLDWIDNDPDAKTANQLTQWLKEENKTELEKCFAGFLQFGTAGLRGPMGPGPSCMNRAVVSRTATGILAFMKKNNLSSVVIGRDARHGSEQFAKDSAEIFAGGGIKTYVLPRELPTPVLAYVVNKIKADVGIMVTASHNPANDNGYKVYLGGVFDGINYHGSQIISPIDTQISNLIEVAEKQPARADQYEIVNESVIDQYIVEVSKLATKSNNLKVIYTPLHGVGAETFIKVFEKSGFKAPIVVKEQVKPDPDFPTTAFPNPEEAGAIDMALAYAKEHNADLVIANDPDADRCAVAINDSALGWRMLRGDEVGTLLGHYLISKSSTKNARIANSLVSSSLLGKIANKHHLEFKETLTGFKWISKVENLLFGYEEALGYCVDAANVNDKDGISAAVVIVEMVSELKEKGFTINEYLEKIGQEYGFHSTDQISLRFSDLKQIDLLLSKVIDQPPTVLSGHTLVSKENLSQSKLMPTPGIRLKYANGIRVIIRPSGTEPKLKCYIEVVATSKNEAESLISQIKQALTKVLT, from the coding sequence GTGATCTCAGATCAGCTAAAAAATGAAGTTTTAGATTGGATTGATAATGATCCAGATGCAAAGACAGCTAACCAATTAACACAGTGGCTTAAAGAGGAAAATAAAACAGAGTTAGAAAAATGTTTTGCTGGGTTCTTACAATTTGGCACAGCTGGTTTACGTGGCCCAATGGGCCCTGGTCCTTCCTGCATGAATCGTGCCGTTGTAAGTAGAACAGCGACTGGAATTCTTGCATTTATGAAAAAAAATAATTTGAGTTCAGTAGTAATTGGCCGCGATGCTCGGCATGGATCAGAGCAATTTGCAAAAGACAGCGCAGAGATATTTGCTGGTGGCGGTATAAAAACTTATGTATTACCAAGAGAACTTCCAACTCCAGTTCTCGCATATGTAGTCAATAAAATAAAAGCTGACGTTGGAATTATGGTTACGGCAAGTCATAACCCAGCAAATGACAATGGCTATAAGGTTTATTTGGGTGGAGTATTTGATGGTATTAATTACCATGGCTCTCAGATAATCTCCCCAATTGATACGCAAATATCAAATCTAATTGAAGTGGCTGAAAAACAACCTGCTAGAGCCGACCAATATGAAATTGTTAATGAATCTGTAATTGATCAATACATAGTAGAAGTATCAAAGTTGGCGACTAAATCAAATAACTTAAAGGTTATCTACACGCCACTGCATGGAGTCGGGGCCGAAACATTTATAAAGGTTTTTGAAAAATCTGGATTTAAGGCACCAATAGTTGTGAAAGAACAAGTCAAACCTGATCCAGATTTTCCCACTACAGCCTTTCCTAACCCGGAGGAAGCCGGAGCTATCGACATGGCACTTGCCTATGCCAAGGAACATAATGCAGATTTAGTTATTGCAAATGACCCAGATGCTGATCGTTGCGCAGTTGCAATTAATGATTCAGCACTTGGTTGGCGGATGTTACGAGGGGACGAAGTTGGCACATTACTTGGCCACTATTTAATTAGTAAAAGTTCAACAAAGAATGCTCGAATTGCGAATTCATTAGTCTCATCATCACTGCTTGGGAAAATAGCAAACAAGCATCACTTGGAGTTCAAAGAAACTTTGACGGGATTTAAATGGATTTCTAAAGTTGAGAACCTTTTATTTGGATATGAAGAAGCGCTTGGTTACTGCGTTGATGCAGCAAATGTGAATGATAAAGATGGAATTAGTGCTGCTGTCGTAATTGTTGAGATGGTTTCTGAGTTAAAAGAAAAAGGGTTCACCATAAATGAATATCTGGAAAAAATCGGCCAAGAGTATGGCTTTCATTCAACTGATCAGATTTCACTTAGATTTAGCGATCTTAAGCAAATAGATCTATTGCTCAGCAAAGTAATTGATCAACCACCTACAGTTCTATCTGGTCATACATTGGTATCTAAAGAGAACTTAAGTCAATCAAAGTTAATGCCAACCCCTGGTATTAGATTGAAGTATGCAAATGGGATTCGAGTAATTATTAGGCCAAGTGGAACTGAACCTAAACTTAAATGCTACATAGAGGTGGTGGCTACAAGTAAAAATGAGGCCGAATCTCTAATCTCGCAAATAAAGCAGGCATTGACTAAAGTACTCACATGA
- the deoC gene encoding deoxyribose-phosphate aldolase, with the protein MIIDGSEKSLRKFLSDLPPVDQVGAEARAAMLATRSIKTSSKAWAIDMAISMVDLTTLEGADTPGKVKTLCAKAVRPDPSDLTVPSVGAICVYNDMVKIARTELDRIGGKSLPVAAVATAFPSGRASLAVKKIDTQDAIDAGANEIDMVIDRGAFLSGRISDVFEEIRVIKEICEKKAHLKVILETGELVTYDNVRKASYLAMLAGADFIKTSTGKVAPAATAPVVLVMLEAVRDYFTLTGEKIGVKPAGGIRTTKDAIKQLVLVKETAGEEWLTPDLFRIGASALLNDLLMQRMKLRTGHYASANYVTVD; encoded by the coding sequence ATGATTATTGATGGAAGTGAAAAATCACTTCGAAAGTTTCTCTCCGATCTACCTCCCGTAGATCAAGTGGGAGCAGAAGCAAGAGCAGCAATGCTAGCTACTCGAAGTATTAAAACTAGTAGTAAAGCCTGGGCCATAGATATGGCAATAAGCATGGTTGATCTAACAACTCTTGAAGGAGCAGATACTCCTGGGAAAGTTAAAACTCTTTGCGCCAAAGCTGTCAGGCCAGATCCATCTGATTTAACTGTTCCATCCGTGGGCGCAATTTGCGTTTACAACGATATGGTAAAAATTGCTCGCACTGAATTAGATCGAATCGGCGGTAAATCTCTGCCGGTTGCAGCAGTTGCAACCGCATTTCCATCTGGCAGAGCATCTCTTGCTGTTAAGAAGATTGATACACAAGATGCAATAGATGCTGGTGCAAATGAAATCGATATGGTCATTGACCGTGGCGCTTTTCTATCGGGCAGAATTTCTGATGTCTTTGAAGAGATTAGAGTCATTAAAGAAATTTGTGAGAAAAAAGCTCACCTCAAAGTTATTCTAGAAACAGGTGAATTAGTTACATATGACAACGTTAGAAAAGCTTCATACCTTGCGATGTTGGCTGGCGCAGATTTCATTAAAACCAGTACTGGAAAAGTCGCACCAGCAGCTACTGCTCCAGTTGTTTTGGTAATGCTTGAGGCAGTCCGTGATTACTTCACCTTAACCGGTGAAAAAATTGGCGTTAAACCTGCTGGTGGAATTCGCACAACTAAGGATGCAATCAAACAGCTTGTGCTTGTAAAGGAAACTGCTGGGGAAGAGTGGCTAACCCCAGATTTGTTTAGAATTGGGGCTAGCGCCTTACTTAATGATTTACTCATGCAGCGAATGAAGCTACGTACTGGGCACTACGCTAGTGCCAACTACGTAACTGTAGATTAG